TTACAAATCATGATCAACCAGATTGTAGTAAGAAAGATAGATGTAACTGAAGTTGAAAAGCTAAAAGAAGTAGGGATTCTAACTTTTACAGAATCTTTTGCCCACCTCAATACCGAATCAGATATGAAGCAATATCTCGATAAAAGCTTCAATAATGCACAAATATTATCTGAGCTAGAAAACCCAGAATCTGATTTTTACTTTGCAGAGATAAATGGCGAAGTAGTTGGTTATTTAAAGCTCAATTACGGGAAAGCTCAAACCGAACAAAAACTGCAAAATTCACTCGAAATAGAAAGAATATACATTCTGGCAAAATTTCAAGGAAACAGAATAGGCCAGTTATTTTTTGATAAAGCACTAGAAGTTGCCAATGCTAGAAAAGCCGAATACTTATGGTTAGGAGTTTGGGAGCATAACGAAGGTGCTTTGCGCTTCTATAAAAGGAATGGATTAGAGCCTTTCGACAAACATGTTTTTTGGTTAGGAGAAGATAAACAATACGATATTCTGATGAAAATGCCTCTTAAAGCTGAGCAGATTTCTTAAAATTCAACCCCATTTCTGAATATTATCTGCCGTTTATATAAAATTATTGCCATTACTTACTAAATTGTAGAACATATGTTTTAGAGATTTATATATTTGTTCTACAATTTAGTAACAAAATGAAGGAAACACGATTAGGTGAATTTGAAGAGGTAATTTTACTGCTCGTAGGCATTCTAGGAGAAGATGAAGCTTATGCATTTAAAATTGCCGATGAATTTGAATCACAAACAGGTAGATCAGTTTCGATTGGTGCTGTTCATTCAACTTTGAGCAGGCTAGAAGAAAAAGGTTTTTTAAACTCAGAGATGGGAAAAGCCTCAGCAGAAAGAGGCGGACGCAGAAAAAGAATTTTTACCATAACAGCTTATGGTAAAAGGGCACTCGAAACGTCGAGAGACTTTAAAGTGTCGCTTTGGAAACAATTCCCATCATTTGGAACAGACTTCGGACTTTCTTTTTCTTAGTATTTTGCATGAACAACATTCCATACCACCCAAATATGCCGAAAAGGTATTACTCTGGTTTCTAAAAGCAGAGCTAGCCGAAGAAGTATTGGGCGATTTGGATGAGCAATACTATCAGATTCTGAACAGAAAAAATCGAAGAAAAGCCGATTTACATTATTGGTATCAGGTTTTTAATTACCTCCGGCCATTTGCTATTAAACATTTGAAATTAACAGAATTAAATTCTATCGATATGTTCAGGCATCATTTACTCATTACTTTTAGAAATTTTAAGAGGTTTAAAAGTACCTTTTTCATCAATCTTGCTGGGCTGTCTACAGGCTTAGCCTGTGTGATACTAATTTATCTTTGGGTAAATGATGAAATGCATGTAGATAAGTTTCATGTAAATGATAATAACTTATATACAGTAATGTTGAACCATGAGGAGGCAAATGGTATAAATACTGGCCCAAATGCACCGGGTTTATTAGCAGAGGCATTGGAGAGTGAAGTACCAGAAGTTGAAATGGCTGTAGAAGATACAGATTCTCAATGGTTTGGAGAATCTTTCAGTATTTCGGATGGAGAGATTAATCAAAAGTTATTGGGGAAATTTTCAAGCGAAGATTATTTCAAACTTTTCACCTACGAGTTAATTGCTGGTAACAAAGCACAAGTTCTCCAAAATAAGAATTCTATAGTGCTTTCTGAAAGCGCCGCTATAAAGCTTTTTAATACTACGGAGGATGTAGTTGGTAAAACAGTAGACTGGCATTTGCTTCACTTTAGTAGTACAGCAACTATTACAGGTATTTTTAAAGATGTAACAGACAAATCAAGTACACGCTTCGATTTTATATTGCCTATAGATGTATACAAAGATTTGCTAGGCAAAGAGAGTATACATTGGGGGAATTACAATGTTTATACCTATGTGCTACTCAATGAAGCGGCAGATTTAAAAACTTTGAATTCCAGAATTAAAACTTTTATAAAGGATAAAGTGGAATGGTCTAATGTAGAGTTGTTCTTTGCAAAATACTCCGACAATTATCTTCATGGAAATTATGAAAATGGTGTTCAAACTGGTGGAAGAATCATTTATGTACGTCTTTTCTCGATTGTCGCTCTATTTATTTTAGCGATTGCTTGCATCAATTTTATGAATCTTTCCACTGCCAGAGCATCCAGAAGATTAAAAGAAGTAGGTGTAAAAAAAGCGATTGGAGCAAGAAGGTTCGATTTAATTAATCAGTATATGAGCGAATCGGTTATCTTATCGGTAATTGCTTTGCTAGTATCAATACTTATGGTAAGTGTTTTACTTCCAGATTTTAACCAAATAACAGGCAAGCAGCTCACATTAAAATATAATGATCAATTAATGCTCGGTTTGGCTGCAATTACATTGCTTACAGGAATTTTGGCAGGTAGTTATCCGGCATTGTACCTCTCAGGATTTAAACCAATTGCTGTGTTAAAAGGCGCTGGCCATTCTGGTAAAAAGGGAAATGGAACTGGAGAAATGTGGGCAAGAAAAGGCTTGGTGGTTTTTCAGTTTACACTTTCTATCATTTTAATAGTTTCAGTATTGGTTGTTTATAAGCAAATAGAATTTATACAAAATACCAATATCGGATTCGAAAAAGACAATGTTATTATATTTCCGAGTGAAGGCAAAGTTACCCAAAATCTAGAGTTAGCTATTAATGAAATTGAGAAAATTCCGGGAGTTAAAATGGCATCTGCTACAGCTCATTCGTTTACCAGCTCTGGCAGTTTTACTACAGGAGTAAATTGGGATGGCAAAGATCCAGATAGCAATGTACGCTTCTCTCTTATCAATGGATATTATGGTTTGATTGAAACCATGGGAGTTAAGACAAAAGAGGGCAGGAGTTTCTCAAAAGAATTTGCAAATGAAAATGAGAAATTGATCATTAATGAGACTGCGGTTGAAACTATGGGTTTGACTGATCCTGTAGGCAAAACCATTGAATTATGGGGAAAAGATATGGTGGTTATTGGAGTAGTAGAAGATTTTTATTCTCAGTCGCTACATGATAAAATACCGCCTACAATTTTAAAACTCGACAATGAATTTTTGCCTTTAATAACTGTAAAAATAAAAGCAGGAACTGAAGCTGAAACCTTGAATCAGATTGAAAGTTTCTACAAAGCATTTAACCCAGGTTATCCATTCGATTTCAAATTTTTAGATCAGGAGTTTCAGGCTCAATACGAAGCAGAAAAGCGTGTATCTCAACTTTCCAGATACTTTGCAGGCATCGCTATTCTTATTTCTTGTTTGGGTTTATTCGGTTTGGCAGCCTTTACCGCAGAAAGAAGATTGAAAGAAATTAGCATCAGAAAAATATTAG
This genomic window from Chondrinema litorale contains:
- a CDS encoding ABC transporter permease encodes the protein MEQTSDFLFLSILHEQHSIPPKYAEKVLLWFLKAELAEEVLGDLDEQYYQILNRKNRRKADLHYWYQVFNYLRPFAIKHLKLTELNSIDMFRHHLLITFRNFKRFKSTFFINLAGLSTGLACVILIYLWVNDEMHVDKFHVNDNNLYTVMLNHEEANGINTGPNAPGLLAEALESEVPEVEMAVEDTDSQWFGESFSISDGEINQKLLGKFSSEDYFKLFTYELIAGNKAQVLQNKNSIVLSESAAIKLFNTTEDVVGKTVDWHLLHFSSTATITGIFKDVTDKSSTRFDFILPIDVYKDLLGKESIHWGNYNVYTYVLLNEAADLKTLNSRIKTFIKDKVEWSNVELFFAKYSDNYLHGNYENGVQTGGRIIYVRLFSIVALFILAIACINFMNLSTARASRRLKEVGVKKAIGARRFDLINQYMSESVILSVIALLVSILMVSVLLPDFNQITGKQLTLKYNDQLMLGLAAITLLTGILAGSYPALYLSGFKPIAVLKGAGHSGKKGNGTGEMWARKGLVVFQFTLSIILIVSVLVVYKQIEFIQNTNIGFEKDNVIIFPSEGKVTQNLELAINEIEKIPGVKMASATAHSFTSSGSFTTGVNWDGKDPDSNVRFSLINGYYGLIETMGVKTKEGRSFSKEFANENEKLIINETAVETMGLTDPVGKTIELWGKDMVVIGVVEDFYSQSLHDKIPPTILKLDNEFLPLITVKIKAGTEAETLNQIESFYKAFNPGYPFDFKFLDQEFQAQYEAEKRVSQLSRYFAGIAILISCLGLFGLAAFTAERRLKEISIRKILGSSEWNIIYLLSNDFTKMVLTAIVIAIPVSYLIAQKWLESFATSIELEWWYFAVTSLLALLIAWFTVGLQTVKAAKVNPVQSLKSE
- a CDS encoding PadR family transcriptional regulator, with the translated sequence MKETRLGEFEEVILLLVGILGEDEAYAFKIADEFESQTGRSVSIGAVHSTLSRLEEKGFLNSEMGKASAERGGRRKRIFTITAYGKRALETSRDFKVSLWKQFPSFGTDFGLSFS
- a CDS encoding GNAT family N-acetyltransferase: MINQIVVRKIDVTEVEKLKEVGILTFTESFAHLNTESDMKQYLDKSFNNAQILSELENPESDFYFAEINGEVVGYLKLNYGKAQTEQKLQNSLEIERIYILAKFQGNRIGQLFFDKALEVANARKAEYLWLGVWEHNEGALRFYKRNGLEPFDKHVFWLGEDKQYDILMKMPLKAEQIS